One genomic region from Maridesulfovibrio ferrireducens encodes:
- a CDS encoding transcriptional regulator, whose amino-acid sequence MSAKLIAAAMAKAKEGVIFSPKDGAVCPWCGAVRIPVTSSPKWDGGIKVRYHKCKEHGCLLAQMGQGVKSIQGE is encoded by the coding sequence ATGTCAGCCAAGTTAATAGCGGCGGCAATGGCTAAAGCGAAAGAGGGCGTGATATTCAGCCCTAAAGATGGCGCTGTGTGTCCGTGGTGCGGAGCTGTGAGGATTCCGGTTACTTCATCGCCTAAGTGGGATGGGGGGATTAAAGTTCGGTATCATAAGTGTAAGGAGCATGGTTGTTTGCTGGCTCAGATGGGGCAGGGGGTTAAGAGTATTCAGGGGGAATAG
- a CDS encoding type II toxin-antitoxin system BrnA family antitoxin: MKAKEFDEAFESDQDITEQLDLSKATRPNKDIKRVNVDFPAWMIIALDREAKRLGVNRQAVIKTWIANRIDSQHPAEH, from the coding sequence ATGAAAGCTAAAGAATTTGATGAAGCTTTTGAATCAGATCAGGACATAACTGAACAACTAGACTTATCCAAAGCCACCAGACCGAATAAAGACATTAAACGGGTAAACGTAGATTTCCCCGCATGGATGATAATAGCTTTGGATCGTGAAGCAAAACGGCTGGGAGTCAACCGACAGGCTGTAATCAAAACATGGATTGCAAACCGCATAGACTCACAACACCCCGCAGAACATTAA
- a CDS encoding BrnT family toxin, with the protein MQFEYDENKSASNLEKHGIDFKQAQALWNDPNLLKIPARTQDEPRIFFIGIMNGKHWSAVTTPRNGVTRIISVRRSRKKEVELYES; encoded by the coding sequence ATGCAGTTTGAATACGATGAAAACAAAAGTGCATCCAATTTAGAAAAACACGGGATTGACTTCAAACAGGCGCAAGCCCTTTGGAATGATCCAAACTTGCTGAAAATTCCGGCACGGACTCAAGACGAACCCCGTATTTTTTTTATTGGAATCATGAACGGCAAACACTGGTCAGCCGTAACAACTCCACGCAATGGAGTTACCCGCATTATATCAGTGCGCCGTTCCAGAAAAAAGGAGGTGGAACTTTATGAAAGCTAA
- a CDS encoding toll/interleukin-1 receptor domain-containing protein, with protein MSKDIFVSHASADHAIVKRLMIFLKLGLNLSSNDFFCTSVVGSKIGPGENFMNRIHNEIQEPKVAIALITSNYLKSQFCLCEWGAIWAKKHDLIPLKVSDLSFSDLGSIISNSQLLNITESSDLGEVCNSIIKQLELKAFDAALWDDNLKDFLTDIPQIIADTPSPTLITPEKYSQLEETLDSYKNRVDVLKDKTNMQSQLIEQIKNAKNNDEVKRIEFEALPQKEQFEKLCDNVKQRLNSFSIFVCDVFYYNTKGLDLPYKTADYEAYQIQDALDKTLVYEANDGYHIDEESPKAQKTETAIHELAIFMEENYEEFAGIFEEEHEEKFSLDSREFWSICLDV; from the coding sequence ATGAGTAAGGATATATTTGTAAGTCATGCTAGTGCAGATCATGCAATTGTTAAGCGTTTAATGATTTTTTTAAAGCTTGGTCTTAATCTGTCTAGTAATGATTTTTTTTGCACGTCAGTGGTTGGGTCAAAAATTGGACCAGGCGAAAATTTTATGAATAGAATTCATAACGAGATACAAGAACCCAAAGTTGCAATAGCGTTGATAACTTCCAATTATTTGAAAAGCCAATTTTGCTTATGTGAATGGGGGGCCATTTGGGCGAAAAAACATGATTTAATTCCTTTAAAAGTTTCTGACCTTAGTTTTAGTGATTTAGGATCAATTATTTCTAACTCACAACTACTTAATATTACAGAAAGTTCTGATCTAGGTGAAGTTTGCAATAGCATAATAAAACAACTAGAGCTTAAAGCTTTTGATGCGGCCCTATGGGACGACAATTTAAAAGATTTTCTAACCGATATTCCGCAAATAATTGCAGATACCCCTAGTCCAACCTTGATAACTCCAGAAAAGTATTCCCAACTAGAGGAGACTTTAGATTCATATAAAAACAGGGTAGATGTTTTAAAAGACAAAACCAACATGCAGAGTCAACTAATTGAACAAATAAAAAATGCTAAAAATAATGACGAAGTAAAAAGAATTGAATTTGAAGCTTTACCTCAAAAAGAACAGTTTGAAAAGTTATGTGATAATGTAAAACAACGACTTAATTCATTTAGTATATTCGTTTGTGACGTTTTTTACTACAATACTAAAGGCTTAGACCTTCCATACAAAACAGCAGATTATGAAGCATATCAGATACAAGATGCTTTGGATAAGACACTTGTATATGAAGCTAATGATGGATATCACATTGATGAAGAGAGTCCTAAAGCACAAAAAACAGAGACTGCAATCCACGAATTAGCTATTTTTATGGAAGAGAACTATGAAGAATTTGCTGGAATTTTTGAAGAAGAGCATGAAGAAAAATTCTCTTTAGATTCCAGAGAATTTTGGTCTATTTGCTTAGATGTATAA
- a CDS encoding Rha family transcriptional regulator: MAGKNLANSNTSDNSSVVGFPTLVITNGRPVVSSLTVAEHFGKQHKNVLQSIERLEVPIHFTELNFQPSEYLDKTGRKLPAYNITRDGFTLLVMGFTGKKAMQWKIRYIEAFNAMEQELLRVRNRPLENKTIKAISDCLIRDNSVHAFIEEACEVASWGRVSKTELFESY; the protein is encoded by the coding sequence ATGGCTGGAAAGAACTTAGCCAATTCAAACACTTCTGACAACAGTTCAGTTGTCGGTTTCCCTACGCTTGTCATTACGAATGGTAGGCCTGTTGTTTCGTCCCTTACTGTTGCCGAGCATTTCGGAAAGCAGCACAAGAATGTTTTGCAATCCATTGAGCGGCTTGAAGTTCCAATACATTTTACTGAGCTGAATTTTCAGCCCAGTGAATATTTAGACAAGACTGGCCGTAAACTTCCCGCTTACAACATAACCCGTGACGGTTTCACCCTGCTAGTAATGGGCTTTACCGGAAAGAAGGCCATGCAATGGAAGATTCGCTATATCGAAGCTTTTAATGCAATGGAGCAGGAACTTTTGCGTGTGCGGAACAGGCCGCTAGAAAATAAAACTATAAAAGCAATCTCGGATTGCCTGATCCGTGACAATTCGGTGCATGCTTTTATTGAAGAAGCTTGCGAAGTAGCCTCATGGGGCAGGGTTTCAAAAACTGAGCTTTTCGAAAGCTATTAG